In the genome of Podospora pseudocomata strain CBS 415.72m chromosome 2 map unlocalized CBS415.72m_2.2, whole genome shotgun sequence, one region contains:
- a CDS encoding uncharacterized protein (antiSMASH:Cluster_3; COG:Q; EggNog:ENOG503Q4X9), with translation MTRANKLAGKKIAVIGGSSGIGYGAAEILLSAGAHITIISSTQEKVDRAVSQLSSTAGGNVQGRVGNVRDEAAFTELLLSLAPLDHVIFSSVDKIIRGSLAEANLSDAAGLFGVKFWGSFVVAKAIAKHDIILPGGSLTLTSGAAALRPKKGATIGGALNGGLITATISLADELSGKRIRVNTVVPGLVKTPLLGKLGNSEEQQREIYEQAAGRLSVGFVASPEDVAEAYLYAVRADYANGSTIVIGEFHYLLSWFEMSQGVSNGFVIQMVVVLFDWG, from the exons GAAGATTGCCGTCATCGGTGGTTCATCCgg CATCGGCTACGGAGCAGCAGAgatcctcctctccgccggcgcccacatcaccatcatatCCTCCACCCAAGAAAAAGTCGACCGTGCCGTTTCCCAACTATCATCTACCGCTGGGGGCAACGTCCAAGGCAGAGTCGGCAACGTCCGCGACGAAGCCGCCTTCACTGAACTGCTTCTCTCCCTTGCCCCCCTGGATCATGTCATCTTCTCCAGTGTCGATAAAATCATCCGTGGTAGCCTGGCCGAAGCTAACCTCTCCGACGCGGCGGGGTTGTTCGGGGTGAAGTTCTGGGGGAGCTTTGTTGTCGCAAAGG CCATCGCAAAAcacgacatcatcctccctgGCGGTTCACTCACCCTCACCTCTGGCGCTGCTGCTCTACGTCCTAAGAAGGGAGCGACGATTGGGGGGGCGCTGAATGGGGGCTTGATTACCGCTACCATTTCTCTTGCTGATGAGCTTTCGGGGAAGAGGATCAGGGTGAATACTGTTGTCCCGGGGTTAGTCAAGACACCGCTtttggggaagttggggaatagtgaggagcagcagagggaGATTTATGAGCAGGCGGCCGGGAGGTTGAGTGTGGGGTTTGTTGCTAGTCCGGAAGATGTTGCGGAGGCGTATCTTTATGCTGTGAGGGCGGATTATGCTAATGGGTCGACGATTGTTATTGGTGAGTTCCACTACCTATTGAGTTGGTTTGAAATGTCACAGGGGGTTTCTAATGGTTTTGTGATACAGATGGTGGTAGTTCTTTTTGATTGGGGGTAG